From Polynucleobacter difficilis, a single genomic window includes:
- a CDS encoding FAD-dependent oxidoreductase, translated as MRAHENPSFAGKRIAIVGAGLMGRMMAYALAKGGAAVSLYDRGGVDGEHAAATIAAAMLAPLAESAITEANVVQMGIYSLPRWQSLTAELSLPVFFQQEGTVFVWHQQDAIEAKRLSTQLVRNCRESQQPGTSAFPLEQPQQLDRHSLEELEPSLADRFHQGLFLPHEGQLDNRQLMVSLLQALGTMEVKMHWNLAIDPDDLHRQAQHDWVIDCRGLGAKEAWESNPLRGIRGEVIRLHAPEVKLKRPTRLIHPRYPIYIAPKEDDMYVVGATEIESEDLSPTSVRSAMELLSAVYTVHSGFAEARILEMSTQCRPTLKDNLPEIRINKPGLMLINGLYRHGFLIAPAVMDCAIELLHSSAVDQSHASSALAKRLDLRVTHDPQPELLACAS; from the coding sequence ATGCGCGCTCACGAAAATCCATCTTTTGCTGGCAAGCGAATAGCCATTGTCGGGGCCGGCCTCATGGGCCGGATGATGGCCTACGCCCTAGCAAAAGGGGGAGCAGCGGTATCGCTCTATGATCGTGGCGGGGTAGATGGCGAACATGCTGCCGCAACCATTGCAGCGGCGATGCTGGCTCCACTGGCAGAGTCTGCAATCACCGAAGCCAATGTCGTGCAAATGGGCATTTACAGCTTGCCGCGCTGGCAATCATTGACTGCTGAACTCAGCCTTCCGGTTTTTTTTCAGCAAGAAGGTACGGTTTTTGTTTGGCATCAACAAGATGCCATCGAAGCTAAACGCCTTAGCACACAACTGGTCCGTAATTGCCGCGAGAGTCAGCAACCAGGCACATCCGCCTTTCCGCTAGAGCAGCCACAGCAGCTTGATCGCCATTCCTTAGAAGAGCTTGAACCCAGCCTAGCCGACCGCTTTCATCAGGGTTTGTTTTTACCGCACGAAGGCCAATTGGATAATCGGCAATTGATGGTCTCCTTATTGCAAGCACTCGGCACCATGGAAGTGAAGATGCACTGGAATCTCGCAATCGATCCCGATGACTTGCATCGCCAAGCACAGCATGACTGGGTGATTGATTGTCGCGGCCTAGGGGCAAAAGAGGCATGGGAGTCCAATCCTTTACGCGGTATCCGAGGTGAGGTAATCCGGTTACATGCGCCTGAAGTCAAACTCAAGCGCCCTACGCGGCTCATTCATCCACGTTACCCCATTTACATTGCGCCCAAAGAGGATGATATGTATGTGGTTGGCGCTACTGAAATTGAATCCGAAGACCTATCGCCCACCAGCGTTCGCTCGGCAATGGAATTACTCAGTGCGGTCTATACCGTCCATAGTGGCTTTGCTGAGGCCCGTATTCTAGAAATGAGTACGCAATGCCGCCCGACCCTTAAAGACAATTTGCCTGAAATCCGAATCAACAAGCCTGGGCTGATGTTAATCAATGGACTATATCGGCATGGCTTCTTAATTGCACCCGCAGTAATGGATTGCGCGATCGAGCTGTTGCACTCTTCGGCAGTAGACCAGTCACATGCCAGCAGTGCATTAGCCAAGCGCCTTGATTTACGGGTAACGCATGACCCTCAACCTGAGTTACTCGCATGCGCGTCATAG
- a CDS encoding thiazole synthase, protein MTTSLPLSTSDALVLYGETFASRLLLGTSRYPSPQILENAVALANPGMITVSLRRQGTSTTETHSGFWDLLKKMAVPVLPNTAGCHSPQEAITTAQMAREVFETDWIKLELIGDDYTLQPDTLRLVQTAETLIKDGFKVLPYCTEDLILCQRLVDVGCQAVMPWAAPIGTGQGPLNPYAMKLLRERLQVPLLVDAGLGLPSHACTVMEWGFDGVLLNTAVALADNPVAMATAFAKAVDAGRAAYLSGAMQAQSSAQASTPLVGTPFWHQTS, encoded by the coding sequence ATGACGACTTCACTCCCCCTTTCTACTAGCGATGCATTGGTTCTCTATGGTGAGACCTTTGCAAGTCGCTTGCTCCTCGGTACCTCGCGTTATCCATCGCCGCAAATTCTGGAAAATGCGGTTGCGCTAGCAAACCCAGGGATGATCACCGTTAGCCTTCGGCGCCAAGGCACATCGACTACTGAAACGCATAGTGGCTTTTGGGATTTACTCAAAAAAATGGCCGTCCCCGTGTTGCCGAATACGGCCGGCTGCCACAGCCCCCAAGAAGCCATTACGACAGCCCAAATGGCCCGCGAGGTATTTGAGACCGACTGGATTAAGCTCGAATTAATTGGCGATGATTACACCCTTCAACCCGATACTTTGCGCTTAGTGCAAACTGCCGAAACCCTGATTAAAGATGGCTTCAAGGTCTTGCCCTATTGCACCGAGGACTTAATCCTCTGCCAACGCTTAGTAGACGTCGGTTGCCAAGCGGTAATGCCATGGGCGGCGCCGATCGGTACGGGCCAGGGGCCACTCAATCCCTATGCCATGAAACTATTGCGTGAACGCCTGCAGGTACCGCTCTTAGTGGATGCCGGCCTCGGTTTACCATCGCATGCCTGCACTGTCATGGAATGGGGCTTCGATGGCGTTTTACTTAATACCGCAGTAGCCCTAGCTGACAATCCCGTGGCAATGGCCACTGCGTTTGCCAAGGCAGTTGATGCTGGTCGGGCAGCCTACTTATCCGGTGCAATGCAGGCGCAAAGTTCAGCGCAAGCCAGCACCCCTTTGGTTGGCACCCCGTTTTGGCATCAGACCTCATGA
- the thiS gene encoding sulfur carrier protein ThiS: MRVIANQIPRDLPSNSCITDLLAVIEAKPPYAVAVNLQFVPKTRHAEYILQENDQVEIIAPVTGG; the protein is encoded by the coding sequence ATGCGCGTCATAGCCAATCAAATTCCGCGCGATCTGCCAAGCAATAGTTGCATTACTGATCTCCTGGCGGTGATCGAGGCGAAGCCGCCCTATGCCGTTGCTGTTAATTTGCAATTTGTACCCAAGACGCGCCATGCTGAATACATCTTGCAGGAAAACGATCAGGTTGAAATCATTGCCCCGGTCACCGGCGGTTAA
- a CDS encoding tyrosine-type recombinase/integrase → MRLFRRNRSGFWQVHYKIGSSKTWYRKTTGTADLTEATQIAEDIYHEARVLDKRGLAVVSKKFKAVAEIVSNRLKAEVKAGTGKKSYADYYRAIDSYLTPFLGKFNIDRITPDVVSDFHRWRTEKVGYELKASTQNNHNAALNYVFDYAVEKKYMTESQRPSLKNTGEANATRGIFSTDELIELQTFIRGWIQATKNVKSQQLRELLGLYITFIACTGVRPGTETKELKWKNIEFIQKPTMRVIHITLPQGKRGSRQLIARNELWPLLDKLREFQPAYSKLTLEELVAKKEDKLLFRMRDGNRPYDLVGAFADCLEAAGLSKSDKDGKSRSLYSLRHYYATQRVLEGMSFGQLANQMGTSILMIERHYSHLKPLMIAEQLAGSIPNDKTAASEEILRYMNPSPVRSDVMSLVGATTGIYLPLNEANAKATKELKDELNKSLAKVS, encoded by the coding sequence TTGCGCCTTTTTCGTCGAAATCGTTCGGGCTTTTGGCAAGTGCATTACAAAATCGGGTCTAGTAAAACTTGGTACCGTAAAACGACTGGAACTGCTGATTTAACTGAAGCAACACAGATTGCCGAGGACATTTATCACGAAGCTAGAGTGCTTGATAAACGAGGACTGGCTGTCGTTAGCAAGAAGTTCAAAGCCGTTGCTGAAATAGTGAGCAACCGCCTAAAGGCCGAGGTCAAAGCCGGTACCGGCAAGAAGAGTTATGCCGACTATTACCGTGCCATTGATAGCTACTTAACCCCCTTCCTTGGCAAGTTCAATATCGACCGCATAACGCCTGATGTCGTCTCGGACTTTCACCGTTGGCGCACGGAAAAGGTTGGCTATGAGCTTAAGGCTTCAACCCAAAATAACCATAATGCTGCCCTCAATTACGTATTTGATTACGCAGTTGAAAAGAAGTACATGACTGAGAGTCAGCGCCCTAGCCTTAAAAATACCGGTGAAGCTAATGCGACTCGTGGGATCTTTAGTACCGATGAATTGATTGAGCTGCAGACATTTATTAGAGGTTGGATACAAGCCACTAAGAATGTCAAGAGTCAGCAGCTTCGCGAGCTACTGGGCTTGTACATCACCTTCATTGCCTGTACCGGTGTTCGCCCAGGCACCGAGACTAAAGAGCTTAAGTGGAAGAATATTGAATTTATTCAAAAGCCTACGATGCGAGTTATTCACATCACCTTGCCACAAGGTAAACGTGGCAGTAGACAACTGATTGCTAGAAACGAGCTTTGGCCTTTGCTAGACAAGCTGCGTGAATTTCAACCCGCTTACTCCAAACTGACTTTAGAAGAGTTGGTAGCAAAAAAGGAAGATAAGCTGCTTTTTAGAATGCGCGATGGCAATCGCCCCTATGACTTAGTGGGCGCTTTTGCTGATTGCTTAGAGGCTGCTGGTTTGAGCAAAAGCGATAAAGATGGCAAATCAAGAAGTTTGTATAGCCTGCGCCACTACTACGCTACGCAGCGAGTATTAGAAGGCATGAGTTTTGGGCAGCTCGCTAATCAGATGGGTACGAGTATTTTGATGATTGAGCGTCATTACAGTCATCTCAAACCACTGATGATTGCTGAGCAATTGGCAGGCAGCATTCCAAATGATAAGACTGCTGCCAGTGAAGAGATTTTGCGCTACATGAACCCAAGTCCAGTACGTAGCGATGTGATGAGCTTAGTAGGGGCAACTACTGGCATCTATTTGCCACTAAATGAAGCCAATGCCAAAGCCACTAAAGAGCTCAAAGACGAGCTCAATAAATCACTGGCGAAAGTAAGTTAA
- a CDS encoding DMT family transporter has product MRFIDLRVMLYLMLAALLWAGNAVVGQLLVGEISPLLLSTVRCLVAIAVLLPFGVSILRANSPLWQNKKRFLLLGLFGVGGYNMLLYLAIQTSTPINVTLIGASMPIWMLLIGALFFGNRPNAYQVIGALISILGVCIVLSRGDWLAILQVQFVYGDLLMVLATILWAFYSWMLTKPGGSSERSWPWNAFLLAQVLFGLIWSSAFTVVEWQGGYMHFEPSILVCILILYVAIGPSLIAYRCWGLGVAKAGPTVAAFFANFIPLFTAILSTLILGESPQGFHGLAFLLIVIGIGLSATLKPKERISN; this is encoded by the coding sequence ATGCGCTTTATCGACCTACGTGTAATGCTGTACCTGATGCTGGCTGCCTTGCTATGGGCGGGTAATGCCGTGGTTGGTCAGTTGCTGGTTGGGGAGATATCCCCCTTGTTGCTGAGTACCGTCCGATGCTTGGTTGCCATTGCAGTGTTATTGCCATTTGGTGTATCGATTTTGAGGGCCAACAGCCCGCTCTGGCAGAATAAAAAACGCTTTCTCTTGCTCGGTTTGTTTGGGGTGGGCGGTTACAACATGCTGCTCTACTTGGCCATTCAGACATCAACCCCCATTAATGTGACCTTGATCGGGGCAAGCATGCCCATTTGGATGCTATTGATAGGCGCTTTGTTTTTTGGCAATCGACCGAATGCTTACCAAGTCATCGGCGCCTTGATTTCTATTTTGGGGGTATGCATTGTTCTCTCGAGAGGGGACTGGCTGGCCATATTGCAAGTCCAGTTTGTATATGGTGACTTGCTGATGGTTTTGGCAACCATTCTCTGGGCGTTTTACAGTTGGATGCTGACAAAGCCGGGGGGCAGCTCGGAACGGAGTTGGCCTTGGAACGCTTTCTTACTCGCCCAAGTTTTATTTGGCTTAATTTGGTCTTCTGCATTTACCGTAGTGGAGTGGCAGGGCGGTTATATGCATTTTGAGCCCAGTATTTTGGTCTGCATACTCATTCTGTATGTAGCTATCGGGCCATCCTTGATTGCATATCGCTGTTGGGGTTTGGGCGTTGCCAAAGCAGGGCCAACGGTAGCGGCTTTCTTTGCTAATTTCATACCCCTTTTTACCGCCATTCTCTCCACGTTGATTCTGGGAGAATCCCCTCAGGGCTTTCATGGACTCGCCTTTTTATTGATTGTGATCGGAATTGGCTTGTCGGCAACATTAAAACCAAAAGAGCGTATTTCGAACTAA
- the thiD gene encoding bifunctional hydroxymethylpyrimidine kinase/phosphomethylpyrimidine kinase, protein MKTSKKTSVRIPKILTIAGSDSGGGAGLQADLKVITALGGYGMTVVTAITAQNTLGVTKIQGIDLDVIDAQIDAVVSDIGVDAVKIGMLSSPEIVHCVAAALRRHAIKTIVLDPVLRATSGASLGGDATARAMREALFPLATVITPNMEEASILLGRPISEPTDFEQAARDLIEMGPDAVLIKGGHLDAKHTQLMDFLMWRAIDEDGKKILEQKKLLHYRVNTPNTHGTGCSLASAIATYLADGHDLSHAVAKGIAYVEAGLEAGAYLSIGQGSGPLWHMHAFYPTVLPDDIDPAIA, encoded by the coding sequence ATGAAAACCAGTAAAAAAACCTCAGTTCGTATTCCTAAAATACTCACGATTGCCGGCTCCGATAGCGGTGGTGGAGCAGGTCTGCAGGCGGATCTCAAGGTGATTACCGCCTTAGGTGGATACGGCATGACGGTGGTGACTGCAATCACTGCACAAAACACCCTCGGCGTGACTAAAATTCAGGGGATCGATCTGGATGTGATTGATGCGCAAATTGATGCAGTAGTGAGTGACATAGGCGTAGATGCAGTCAAAATTGGCATGCTTTCCAGTCCCGAGATTGTGCACTGCGTTGCTGCGGCATTGCGTCGCCATGCCATCAAAACCATCGTGCTGGATCCCGTCTTACGTGCAACATCCGGTGCAAGCTTGGGAGGCGATGCAACCGCGCGTGCCATGCGCGAGGCTTTGTTTCCGCTGGCAACGGTGATTACGCCCAATATGGAAGAGGCCTCCATATTGCTTGGCCGTCCAATTTCAGAGCCTACCGACTTTGAGCAGGCTGCCCGTGATTTGATCGAAATGGGCCCGGACGCGGTATTGATTAAGGGCGGACACCTCGATGCAAAGCATACGCAGCTGATGGATTTTTTGATGTGGCGAGCAATTGATGAGGATGGTAAAAAAATCCTAGAACAGAAAAAACTCCTGCATTACCGTGTCAATACACCCAACACCCACGGCACTGGCTGCTCTCTGGCATCGGCGATTGCAACCTATTTGGCGGACGGTCATGACCTTAGCCATGCTGTTGCAAAAGGAATCGCTTATGTTGAGGCGGGACTGGAAGCAGGCGCTTATCTCAGTATTGGTCAAGGCTCGGGTCCGCTATGGCATATGCATGCGTTTTATCCAACCGTATTACCCGACGACATCGATCCTGCAATCGCTTAG
- a CDS encoding tyrosine-type recombinase/integrase, translated as MAQAKTLSDQELQRALDYTATTKAAVRNRAILLLTHWAGMRIGEVASVRYSDVLSSDNQVLSEIRLAANQTKGSKSRVVLLSERMQQELAIYIAAYPPKDMNRPLFPTQRALGFTPNTLTHVINGLYRQAGLNGATSHSGRRGFLTRLSEKGVSVRVMMQLAGHSQMSTTQRYIDTRPDILRNAVELI; from the coding sequence ATGGCACAAGCAAAAACATTAAGTGATCAAGAGCTGCAAAGGGCTTTAGATTACACAGCAACTACTAAAGCAGCAGTACGTAATCGCGCAATACTGCTGTTAACGCACTGGGCGGGTATGCGTATAGGAGAAGTAGCGAGTGTGCGCTACAGCGACGTTTTAAGCAGCGACAACCAGGTTTTAAGTGAGATCCGCTTGGCAGCCAATCAAACTAAGGGCTCTAAAAGTAGGGTGGTACTCTTATCGGAGCGTATGCAACAGGAGCTTGCCATCTATATCGCAGCTTATCCACCTAAGGATATGAATCGTCCACTCTTTCCCACACAAAGGGCTTTGGGATTTACTCCTAATACTCTTACTCACGTAATTAACGGCTTATACCGTCAAGCAGGGCTTAATGGCGCTACTAGTCATAGTGGCCGTCGTGGCTTTTTGACACGATTAAGTGAGAAAGGGGTTTCAGTTAGGGTAATGATGCAGTTAGCAGGCCATAGTCAAATGTCTACAACACAGCGTTATATTGATACAAGGCCGGATATCCTGCGTAATGCAGTAGAGCTAATTTAG
- a CDS encoding ATP-binding protein encodes MLETITKINESINYAAVADILQDPIFKPSLRKRIDEVREYNEDAQEFLRDVVAGAHRAAIIYGPPGMGKTHAIVEALNSAGLQELNDFIIARSHTTPGMLYVLLYLMRKHGKYVILDDCDGIIADETGLNLLKGATDPTYRWVGWSSTKELRNPTNGKSLPSSFEFNGTVIVSTNVRLASGRGRIANHMDALRSRSAPFSLNLESREDQYAQIFHMIVEKDYLAADVNTEIKNEQKVELLKFLLENLDIPRRLDLRLPQHIARAMKAKPNNWQRQARRFLEAA; translated from the coding sequence ATGTTAGAAACGATCACAAAAATTAATGAATCAATTAACTATGCTGCTGTGGCAGATATCCTGCAAGATCCCATCTTTAAGCCAAGTCTTCGTAAGCGCATTGATGAGGTGCGTGAATATAACGAAGATGCTCAAGAGTTTTTGCGTGACGTAGTCGCTGGTGCACATCGTGCGGCTATTATCTACGGCCCTCCGGGCATGGGGAAGACCCATGCAATTGTTGAGGCACTTAATAGTGCCGGCCTACAAGAACTTAATGATTTCATTATTGCAAGAAGTCATACAACCCCTGGAATGTTGTATGTATTACTCTATCTGATGCGTAAGCACGGCAAGTATGTCATTTTAGATGATTGCGATGGCATTATTGCTGACGAAACTGGCCTTAATTTATTAAAAGGGGCTACCGATCCAACTTATCGTTGGGTGGGATGGTCATCTACAAAAGAGTTGCGCAATCCAACTAATGGAAAATCGTTGCCCAGTAGTTTTGAATTTAATGGCACAGTGATTGTGTCTACAAACGTGCGTTTAGCCAGCGGACGGGGACGTATTGCTAACCACATGGATGCTCTGCGTAGTCGTTCCGCACCATTTTCTTTAAATTTAGAGAGTCGCGAGGATCAGTATGCTCAGATATTTCATATGATCGTTGAAAAGGACTATCTTGCAGCTGATGTAAATACTGAAATTAAAAATGAGCAGAAAGTTGAGCTTCTCAAGTTTTTATTAGAAAACTTGGATATACCTCGTAGACTTGATCTTCGCCTGCCTCAGCACATCGCTCGAGCCATGAAGGCAAAGCCTAATAATTGGCAGCGTCAAGCTCGTCGCTTCTTGGAGGCTGCATAA
- a CDS encoding NUMOD3 domain-containing DNA-binding protein, which translates to MTRSKERSIEWLLSLSPAQFNSATFAPGNTKWRASLSDEQKAEFARKLSIANKGKVRSQETRNKISLAKLGKPNPRKPGWVAPPSPLKGKPGVVHTEATKLKISIANKGRLNGIKRGPQSDQTKEKYLLSKIEAGLTTRCQTPLGIFRTRAEAARAHGVDPVSISNWMRKEKPGFFYLDKKDIDKCKRDREEWLNHLASKPSLRRGRSVKTPLGDFPSIRSAAKAIGIDQSTLSDRIKRDWNGYAFINKK; encoded by the coding sequence ATGACCAGATCAAAAGAGCGCAGTATTGAGTGGCTGTTATCGCTAAGTCCTGCGCAATTTAATTCAGCTACATTTGCTCCAGGGAATACAAAGTGGCGCGCTTCATTATCAGATGAGCAAAAAGCTGAATTTGCTCGTAAGTTAAGTATCGCTAATAAGGGCAAAGTTCGTAGTCAGGAAACACGCAACAAGATTAGCTTGGCAAAGCTAGGAAAACCTAATCCAAGAAAGCCTGGATGGGTAGCTCCACCGTCGCCATTGAAAGGTAAACCTGGGGTTGTCCATACTGAAGCAACTAAGCTAAAAATCTCAATAGCCAATAAAGGTCGCCTTAATGGCATTAAGCGTGGCCCACAAAGTGATCAAACTAAGGAGAAGTATTTACTCAGTAAAATTGAAGCTGGCTTAACTACGAGGTGTCAAACACCATTGGGTATTTTTAGAACTCGTGCTGAGGCTGCTAGAGCTCATGGCGTTGATCCTGTTTCAATATCAAATTGGATGAGGAAAGAAAAGCCTGGATTTTTTTACTTAGATAAAAAAGATATTGACAAATGTAAGCGAGATCGTGAAGAGTGGCTAAACCATTTAGCATCTAAACCAAGCTTAAGAAGAGGTCGCTCTGTCAAAACGCCATTAGGAGATTTTCCCAGTATTCGTTCAGCCGCAAAAGCTATCGGAATTGATCAATCAACACTGTCCGATAGAATTAAGCGAGACTGGAATGGTTATGCGTTTATTAATAAAAAGTAA
- the thiC gene encoding phosphomethylpyrimidine synthase ThiC, which produces MSTADVKTKPAKPEIPTLKSLERDFGQKFAYPASTKTYLEGSRSDIKAPIRMIEQLPTAVGKEMVPNPPVPVYDTSGPYSDPDIVINLEKGLPKLRANWITQRGDTEQLAGPTSEYGVARSKDAATQHLRFAHIGAPRVAKSGANVSQMHYARQGIITPEMEYVALRESMGIEQLRKDPRYTQLLKQHPGKGYGANLPEIVTPEFVRQEIAAGRAIIPANINHPELEPMIIGRNFRVKINGNLGNSAVTSSINEEVEKMVWSIRWGADTIMDLSTGKHIHETREWIIRNSPVPIGTVPIYQALDKTGGIAEDLTWEMFRDTLVEQAEQGVDYFTIHAGVLLRYVPLTADRITGIVSRGGSIMAKWCLAHHKENFLYTKFDEICEIMKAYDVSFSLGDGLRPGCIADSNDAAQFGELHTLGELTAKAWKHDVQVMIEGPGHVPMQRIEENMTEELKHCLEAPFYTLGPLITDIAPGYDHITSGIGAAQIGWYGTAMLCYVTPKEHLGLPDKEDVREGIITYKIAAHGADLAKGLPGAQVRDNALSKARFEFRWEDQFNLGLDPERAREYHDATLPAEGAKIAHFCSMCGPKFCSMKITQEVRDYAATLDADGNPKVVEAVKGMEEKSIEFRKRGSEIYQ; this is translated from the coding sequence ATGAGCACAGCAGACGTTAAAACAAAACCCGCAAAACCCGAGATCCCCACCCTTAAAAGTCTAGAGCGTGACTTTGGGCAAAAGTTTGCGTATCCCGCTTCGACCAAGACATATTTAGAGGGCTCGCGCTCTGATATCAAAGCGCCGATTCGCATGATTGAGCAATTGCCGACTGCAGTGGGCAAGGAGATGGTTCCCAATCCGCCCGTCCCTGTCTATGACACTTCGGGCCCCTACAGTGATCCAGATATTGTGATCAACTTGGAGAAAGGCTTACCAAAGCTGCGCGCTAATTGGATTACGCAGCGGGGCGATACTGAGCAGCTGGCCGGCCCTACTTCAGAGTATGGTGTCGCGCGCTCCAAAGATGCTGCTACCCAACACCTGCGCTTTGCCCATATCGGCGCACCGCGCGTCGCCAAGTCCGGCGCCAATGTGAGTCAAATGCATTACGCCCGCCAAGGCATCATTACGCCCGAGATGGAATACGTTGCCTTGCGTGAGTCGATGGGCATCGAGCAGTTACGTAAAGATCCCCGCTACACCCAATTACTAAAGCAACATCCTGGTAAAGGCTATGGCGCGAACTTACCCGAGATCGTCACCCCTGAATTTGTGCGCCAAGAAATCGCTGCCGGTCGTGCGATCATTCCAGCCAACATTAATCACCCCGAATTGGAGCCGATGATTATTGGCCGAAACTTCCGCGTCAAGATTAACGGTAACTTGGGTAATTCTGCCGTCACTTCCTCGATTAATGAAGAAGTCGAAAAGATGGTGTGGTCGATTCGTTGGGGTGCTGACACCATCATGGATCTCTCTACCGGTAAACACATTCACGAAACCCGCGAATGGATTATTCGCAACTCTCCAGTACCAATCGGTACGGTGCCGATTTATCAGGCCCTGGATAAAACCGGCGGCATCGCTGAAGACCTCACCTGGGAAATGTTCCGCGACACCTTAGTAGAGCAAGCCGAGCAAGGCGTTGATTACTTCACCATTCATGCTGGGGTATTGCTCCGCTATGTTCCGCTCACAGCCGATCGCATCACCGGCATTGTGTCTCGCGGTGGTTCGATCATGGCGAAATGGTGCCTCGCTCACCATAAAGAGAATTTCCTTTACACCAAGTTCGATGAAATTTGCGAAATCATGAAGGCCTATGATGTGTCCTTTAGCTTAGGCGATGGTTTGCGGCCAGGTTGCATTGCCGACTCCAACGATGCAGCCCAGTTTGGTGAATTGCATACCTTAGGCGAGCTCACTGCCAAAGCATGGAAGCATGACGTTCAAGTGATGATCGAAGGCCCAGGCCACGTTCCAATGCAGCGCATTGAAGAGAACATGACTGAAGAGCTCAAGCATTGCTTAGAGGCGCCCTTCTATACCTTGGGACCACTGATTACCGATATTGCACCAGGCTATGACCACATCACGAGTGGTATTGGCGCAGCGCAAATTGGTTGGTACGGTACAGCGATGCTTTGCTACGTCACGCCTAAAGAGCATTTAGGTTTGCCAGACAAAGAAGATGTGCGCGAAGGCATCATTACTTACAAGATTGCAGCGCATGGTGCAGACTTGGCCAAGGGCTTACCTGGCGCTCAAGTACGCGATAACGCACTATCGAAAGCCCGCTTTGAGTTCCGCTGGGAAGATCAGTTTAATTTAGGCCTTGATCCAGAGCGCGCGCGTGAATACCACGACGCTACCCTGCCTGCAGAGGGTGCCAAGATTGCCCACTTCTGCTCGATGTGCGGTCCAAAGTTCTGCTCGATGAAGATTACCCAAGAAGTGCGTGACTACGCTGCTACCTTGGATGCCGATGGCAATCCAAAAGTAGTGGAGGCAGTCAAAGGCATGGAAGAGAAGTCGATTGAGTTCCGTAAACGCGGTAGCGAGATTTACCAATAA
- a CDS encoding thiamine phosphate synthase yields the protein MSLIRDLAEQIVTCHQQDDLAIAVAESSIHQLPPALDNTHAGDHYELAGALAAIQMGFIETDARVLGKAWSRMAHHAGGFNPASWPSLPEYFDLMPTPHQSNASAFPECPHALGLYAVLPNAEWVKRMVDAKVPTVQLRYKAEGTLDRGRLMAEINAAVAAVQGSKTLLFINDYWREAIDAGAYGVHLGQEDLALADLDAIRKAGLRLGLSTHGYAEMVYADSFLPSYIAMGAVFPTQLKRMPTAPQGLGRLRKYAQLMHHYPLVGIGGIDESTIQSVAQTGVGSVAVVRAITGSDKPEAAIKRLTQLMAQAKTA from the coding sequence ATGAGCCTCATTCGCGATCTCGCTGAACAAATTGTTACCTGCCATCAGCAAGATGATCTAGCCATTGCCGTTGCTGAGTCCAGCATTCATCAACTACCTCCCGCATTAGACAATACACACGCTGGTGATCATTACGAACTGGCTGGCGCTTTGGCTGCTATCCAAATGGGCTTTATTGAAACTGATGCACGGGTTTTAGGCAAGGCATGGTCGCGCATGGCGCATCATGCTGGCGGCTTTAATCCGGCCAGTTGGCCAAGCCTGCCAGAGTACTTTGATTTAATGCCAACACCGCACCAATCCAATGCCAGCGCCTTCCCTGAATGCCCGCACGCACTTGGGCTTTATGCAGTCTTGCCGAATGCAGAATGGGTTAAGCGCATGGTCGATGCCAAAGTGCCCACCGTTCAGTTACGCTACAAAGCAGAAGGCACTCTTGATCGCGGTCGCCTCATGGCAGAAATCAATGCTGCCGTTGCCGCTGTCCAAGGCAGCAAGACCCTTCTGTTTATTAACGACTATTGGCGTGAAGCGATTGATGCGGGGGCCTATGGCGTGCACCTCGGCCAAGAAGACCTAGCGCTGGCTGATTTGGACGCCATTCGCAAAGCCGGTTTGCGTTTGGGTTTAAGTACACATGGTTATGCTGAGATGGTCTATGCCGATTCATTCTTACCCAGTTACATTGCCATGGGCGCTGTCTTTCCAACGCAGTTAAAGCGAATGCCAACTGCACCTCAAGGACTTGGGCGGCTACGCAAATATGCGCAACTCATGCACCACTATCCCCTGGTTGGCATTGGCGGTATTGATGAAAGCACAATCCAATCCGTCGCTCAAACTGGCGTGGGATCGGTGGCGGTAGTGCGTGCAATTACAGGATCTGATAAGCCAGAGGCCGCGATAAAGCGCCTGACCCAACTCATGGCGCAAGCAAAAACTGCGTAG